ATATCAAAAACATTATTCAACCAACAGGACAGCTGAGCTAAAGCTTACCAATGCGTCCGATTTTCATGCCTGAACGAGCCAGGGCACGGAGAGCAGACTGTGCTCCTGGTCCAGGGGTCTTGGTTCTGAAAGGCAAATGTTCACAGTTCCACAAAAGACAAATCTAATGTGTAGTCTACTAGAGAGATCCAGTTCCACAACTCAGAAGACTAAGCAAAATATCGACTGCACTCCTAAATTGATTGTTCTATTTACAGTGGAGTAGTAGTCAAAAGGAAACTATGTGGCCTACCAAAACTATTTAACCACATCAAGCACTGTGCAACCCCATGGATGTACAAAAGACAAGGTCTGATGGAACAACAAAAGGTTGCGCTTCAGCGAACAGTGGAAGGGATTCATTACCTGTTACCGCCAGTGGCCCTCAGCTTAATATGCAGGGCAGTGATTCCCAGCTCCTTGCACCTCTGTGCCACATCCTGGGCGGCCAACATGGCAGCGTAGGGGGAGGATTCGTCTCTGTCGGCCTTTACCTTCATACCACCGGTCACACGGCAGATAGTTTCCCTGGAGGGTGCCGGGACACATTTAGGGCAAAGCATTTGAAACCAACACTGAACATGGCATAGACAACAATGTGATGACATCGATAGATAATCTATCGGGTCACTTGAATATTTTCCAAAGCCGTGCATTCATGGTTCCAATGCCTCTAGTACTTACTTGCCGGAGAGGTCAGTGACATGAACGAAGGTGTCATTGAAGGATGCAAAGATGTGGC
The Oncorhynchus gorbuscha isolate QuinsamMale2020 ecotype Even-year linkage group LG20, OgorEven_v1.0, whole genome shotgun sequence DNA segment above includes these coding regions:
- the rps14 gene encoding 40S ribosomal protein S14, with translation MAPRKGKEKKEEQVIALGPQVAEGENVFGVCHIFASFNDTFVHVTDLSGKETICRVTGGMKVKADRDESSPYAAMLAAQDVAQRCKELGITALHIKLRATGGNRTKTPGPGAQSALRALARSGMKIGRIEDVTPIPSDSTRRKGGRRGRRL